A window of Amycolatopsis australiensis contains these coding sequences:
- a CDS encoding helix-turn-helix domain-containing protein has protein sequence MAQSFGALLREFRAAAGMSMGELAKRVHYSKGYISKIENDLKPPNPMLARICDSVLDAGGTLIESARDARARAQSANTLDRRRMLAGAGAVLGIALAGGPRPILDERAVTGLRASFEQLRALGMQTSPAVVLESLVTQTHTVHALARGNPEPIRSRLLLLAARMAEYTGWLSQEAGNDEVALSWTRHAAELARAGGDREIAGYAYVREAGLALYRHDPISAIDLAEQAQRLGHAGSRTFGLAARREAQGHALAGDRDAFERAMDRAADALRSSAADTTDYPVLGTTAPDPLALARGWSLADLGKPGESAALLSAQLPGIPVTNRRTRARFGVRRSLAHALDGEIDESCRTLAETIDDVAHVDSATVRTDLRELARCLSRWRGHHTVREVYPELNRVLHRH, from the coding sequence ATGGCTCAATCTTTTGGCGCACTGCTGCGGGAATTTCGCGCAGCCGCCGGGATGTCGATGGGTGAGCTGGCCAAGCGGGTCCACTACAGCAAGGGCTACATCAGCAAGATCGAGAACGACCTGAAGCCGCCGAACCCCATGCTGGCGCGGATCTGCGACAGCGTGCTGGACGCCGGTGGCACGCTCATCGAATCGGCACGCGACGCGCGGGCGCGCGCCCAGTCGGCGAACACGCTCGACCGCCGCCGGATGCTGGCCGGCGCGGGAGCGGTCCTCGGCATCGCGCTGGCGGGCGGCCCGCGTCCGATCCTCGACGAACGCGCGGTCACCGGGCTGCGGGCGTCCTTCGAGCAGCTGCGCGCGCTCGGAATGCAGACCAGTCCGGCCGTGGTCCTCGAGTCACTGGTCACCCAGACACACACGGTGCACGCACTGGCCAGGGGAAACCCCGAGCCGATCCGGTCACGGCTGCTGCTGCTGGCCGCCCGGATGGCCGAGTACACCGGGTGGCTGAGCCAGGAAGCGGGCAACGACGAAGTCGCGTTGTCGTGGACGCGGCACGCCGCCGAACTCGCCCGGGCCGGAGGTGACCGGGAGATCGCCGGCTACGCCTACGTCCGGGAGGCCGGGCTGGCGCTGTACCGGCACGACCCGATCAGCGCCATCGATCTCGCCGAGCAGGCACAGCGGCTGGGGCACGCCGGTTCGCGGACCTTCGGCTTGGCCGCCCGGCGGGAGGCCCAGGGCCACGCGCTGGCCGGCGACCGGGATGCCTTCGAGCGGGCGATGGACCGCGCGGCGGACGCGCTGCGGTCGTCGGCTGCGGACACGACGGACTACCCGGTGCTCGGGACGACCGCGCCGGATCCGCTCGCCCTCGCCCGCGGCTGGTCGCTCGCCGACCTCGGCAAGCCCGGCGAGTCGGCCGCCTTGCTGAGCGCCCAGCTGCCCGGGATCCCCGTGACGAACCGCCGGACCAGGGCGCGGTTCGGCGTCCGCCGGTCGCTGGCCCACGCACTGGACGGCGAAATCGACGAGAGCTGCCGGACGCTGGCCGAGACGATCGACGACGTCGCCCACGTCGACTCCGCGACCGTCCGCACCGACCTGCGGGAACTGGCCCGGTGCCTCAGCCGGTGGCGCGGTCACCACACGGTCCGTGAGGTCTATCCCGAGCTGAACCGCGTGCTGCACCGGCATTGA
- a CDS encoding sigma-70 family RNA polymerase sigma factor, with protein MSTSPDKEGNAMPNHQRSLTSLEIIERRFNELTAQPTALSLDGRVIGFGLPDRPIPLDELRITLLKRQTSNQVKNAVWSEVVRRAQEQGDPWTTAALGLMMPGLKKVAGSIARNFRGDIADFDAEIVEGFLQALNSLDPNKPMLYSSLRFMAHRYGLEARGKEDRINGTRSTYDESTFVRYRARTTGHPDLVLAQAVKDDTLTEDEASLIGRVRLDGEGAASVAHERGVSFYQFRQQLSRAERRLTEALTRHSAAA; from the coding sequence GTGTCGACCTCCCCCGACAAGGAAGGCAACGCAATGCCTAACCATCAGCGGTCGCTCACCTCACTGGAGATCATCGAACGACGCTTCAACGAGCTCACCGCGCAGCCGACAGCGCTATCACTCGACGGCCGCGTCATCGGATTCGGCCTCCCCGACCGGCCGATCCCCCTGGACGAACTCCGGATCACCCTCCTCAAGCGCCAGACCAGCAACCAGGTGAAGAACGCCGTCTGGAGCGAGGTCGTGCGACGCGCGCAGGAACAGGGCGACCCCTGGACTACCGCAGCACTCGGGTTGATGATGCCGGGCCTGAAGAAGGTCGCCGGCAGCATCGCCCGCAACTTCCGCGGCGACATCGCCGACTTCGACGCCGAGATCGTCGAAGGGTTTCTCCAGGCGCTGAACTCGCTGGACCCCAACAAGCCGATGCTCTACTCGTCCCTGCGGTTCATGGCCCACCGCTACGGACTGGAAGCCCGCGGCAAGGAAGACCGGATCAACGGAACACGCTCCACCTACGACGAGAGCACGTTCGTCAGGTACCGAGCCCGGACAACCGGACATCCAGACCTCGTCCTGGCACAAGCCGTCAAGGACGACACCCTGACCGAAGACGAAGCCAGCCTCATCGGACGAGTACGGCTCGACGGCGAGGGAGCCGCATCCGTCGCCCACGAACGCGGCGTCTCCTTCTACCAATTCCGGCAGCAGCTGTCACGAGCCGAGCGACGACTGACAGAGGCCCTCACTCGCCATTCCGCCGCAGCATGA
- a CDS encoding helicase HerA domain-containing protein, producing MTEELRQALAAVRFNSAETPDDVWVVSPFHVEGLHTRAEQRIHASMADAKASTGPSPIGLTLQGQKGVGKTHLLGRVRQAAQRDGGYFFLIDLTTGPAFWEDVTRAMRSELWRPDDDGEVQLTKLLTRLCDAAKVPEPVAAAVLGRTSLSVDDLHGFVVALRRLDAQVAVECADTVRALVLYNAVDSKQMKIGTDYLTGLAEAADGDRQAWGIHPQPKSHRALVTEISRVLALTGHSVVAIDQLDSLVNKAHTAIDDQVDAELAGELTLIADGLMQLRETTRRTLSIVACLPDTWSILNSVITATVSDRFTKTPLLGAIADPRLGEALVAKWLTTIYARAGFVPPHPTWPVAPSAFGEAWRTYTPRQLLRRVQEHAEACLNGEIRELRSFEEAPVEPAEAPQASHSEPDYFAEFDRQFDELWKSADVAAALNQHTEDDIMPELLHAGLRSWITEVGNDDRSWETEPPPDGGNQLHAGLRRTLNEERDIAERWAFRAIAPRHGNGILRRIRDAKEAAGIRDGVRNRHLVLIHHGSKGWTGGKTKVLVGELARAGSPRVEIKEDDVRAFWALKQMLTRQSYELLNWLVSRKPASRTNLLRQILPGPAQTRSNQRETRPPPVASAAGATSGDIVLGLDGEIRIELESLRKHAVIFAGSGTGKTVLLRRIVEECALRGVSAIVLDPNNDLARLGDAWPEAPGGWRAGDADSAADYLANTEVVVWTPGRAAGRPLSFHPLPDFAGVRDDEDEFAAAVEAAVARLIPHARVSGGAKSAIRGQAVLREALTHYARNESRSLSGFVDLLADLPIGVSKLATGTKTAADLAETLRAAMVNDPLLGGSGEPADPAALLTPGPGKRARISVISFVGLPSDEQRQGFVSQLQLEVFAWIKHNPAADRPLGGLFVMDEAQTIAPSGGWTASTQSTIMLASQARKYGLGLLLATQAPKGLHNQITGNATTQFFGRLNSPAQIAAANDMARAKGSTVGDISRLERGQFYVTGETFGFRSMRAPLCLSHHPPSPLRLEEVLERARDGR from the coding sequence ATGACCGAGGAGCTGCGTCAAGCGCTCGCCGCGGTGCGGTTCAACTCCGCGGAGACGCCGGATGACGTCTGGGTCGTGTCGCCCTTCCACGTGGAAGGACTGCACACGAGAGCCGAGCAGCGCATTCACGCCAGCATGGCCGATGCGAAGGCGAGCACCGGCCCGAGCCCGATCGGCCTCACGCTGCAGGGGCAGAAAGGTGTGGGGAAGACCCACCTGCTCGGCCGGGTCAGGCAGGCGGCTCAGCGCGACGGCGGTTATTTCTTCCTGATCGACCTCACGACCGGTCCCGCCTTCTGGGAAGACGTCACCCGCGCCATGCGGAGCGAACTGTGGCGGCCGGACGACGACGGAGAAGTCCAGCTGACCAAGCTGCTGACCCGGTTGTGCGATGCGGCGAAGGTGCCCGAGCCGGTGGCCGCGGCGGTGCTCGGCCGGACTTCCCTGTCCGTGGACGACCTGCATGGTTTCGTCGTGGCGCTCCGCCGGCTCGACGCCCAGGTCGCGGTCGAGTGCGCGGACACTGTCCGTGCGCTGGTGCTTTACAACGCCGTCGACAGCAAGCAGATGAAGATCGGAACCGACTACCTCACCGGTCTGGCCGAGGCGGCCGACGGCGATCGGCAGGCGTGGGGCATCCACCCGCAGCCGAAGTCGCACCGCGCGCTCGTCACCGAGATCTCCCGGGTGCTCGCGCTCACCGGGCACAGCGTCGTCGCGATCGACCAGCTCGATTCGCTGGTCAACAAGGCGCACACGGCGATCGACGACCAAGTGGACGCGGAACTGGCCGGCGAGCTCACCCTGATCGCGGACGGGTTGATGCAGTTGCGGGAGACGACGCGGCGAACCCTGTCGATCGTCGCCTGCCTGCCCGACACGTGGAGCATCCTGAATTCGGTGATCACCGCCACCGTCTCCGATCGGTTCACGAAGACACCGTTGCTCGGGGCCATCGCCGATCCGCGGCTCGGCGAGGCGCTGGTGGCGAAATGGCTCACGACGATCTACGCCCGCGCGGGGTTCGTGCCTCCCCACCCCACCTGGCCGGTCGCGCCCAGCGCGTTCGGTGAGGCTTGGCGCACCTACACGCCGAGGCAGCTGCTGCGGCGAGTGCAGGAGCACGCCGAAGCGTGCTTGAACGGCGAGATCCGCGAACTGCGGTCGTTCGAGGAAGCACCCGTCGAACCGGCCGAAGCACCGCAGGCAAGCCACTCGGAGCCGGACTACTTCGCCGAGTTCGACCGGCAGTTCGACGAGCTGTGGAAAAGCGCCGACGTCGCCGCCGCGTTGAACCAGCACACCGAGGACGACATCATGCCCGAACTGCTGCACGCGGGCCTGCGGTCGTGGATCACCGAGGTCGGCAACGACGACCGGTCGTGGGAGACCGAGCCGCCGCCGGACGGCGGCAACCAGCTGCACGCCGGGCTGCGCAGGACGCTGAACGAGGAACGGGACATCGCCGAACGCTGGGCGTTTCGCGCCATCGCTCCCCGCCACGGCAACGGCATCCTGCGCCGCATCCGGGACGCCAAGGAAGCCGCGGGCATCCGCGACGGCGTGCGCAACCGGCACCTGGTGCTGATCCACCACGGGTCGAAGGGCTGGACCGGCGGCAAGACCAAGGTCCTGGTCGGTGAACTGGCCCGCGCGGGCAGCCCGCGCGTGGAAATCAAGGAGGACGACGTCAGGGCCTTCTGGGCGCTCAAGCAGATGCTCACCAGGCAGAGCTACGAGCTGCTGAACTGGCTGGTGTCGCGCAAGCCGGCGAGCCGGACGAACCTGCTGCGGCAGATCCTCCCCGGCCCGGCGCAGACCCGGAGCAACCAGCGGGAGACCCGTCCGCCGCCGGTGGCGTCCGCGGCCGGTGCCACCTCCGGTGACATCGTCCTCGGGTTGGACGGTGAGATCCGCATCGAACTCGAGTCCCTGCGGAAGCACGCCGTCATCTTCGCCGGCTCCGGGACGGGGAAGACCGTCCTGCTCCGCCGGATCGTCGAGGAGTGCGCGTTGAGGGGCGTGTCGGCGATCGTGCTGGATCCGAACAACGACCTCGCCCGGCTCGGCGATGCCTGGCCGGAAGCGCCCGGAGGCTGGCGCGCCGGTGACGCGGACAGCGCCGCCGATTACCTGGCCAACACCGAGGTCGTCGTCTGGACTCCCGGGCGTGCTGCCGGGCGGCCGCTCAGTTTCCACCCCCTCCCCGACTTCGCCGGCGTGCGCGACGACGAAGACGAGTTCGCCGCCGCCGTCGAAGCGGCTGTGGCGCGGTTGATTCCGCACGCCAGGGTCAGTGGCGGAGCGAAAAGCGCCATCCGCGGCCAAGCCGTGCTGCGCGAAGCTTTGACGCACTACGCGCGGAACGAGTCGCGGAGCCTTTCCGGGTTCGTCGACCTGCTCGCCGACCTGCCGATCGGGGTCAGCAAGCTGGCCACCGGCACGAAGACCGCTGCCGATCTGGCCGAAACCCTGCGGGCCGCGATGGTCAACGATCCGCTGCTCGGTGGCTCCGGCGAGCCGGCCGACCCCGCCGCGCTGCTCACCCCGGGGCCCGGCAAGCGGGCGCGGATTTCGGTGATCAGTTTCGTCGGGCTGCCTTCCGACGAACAGCGGCAGGGGTTCGTCAGCCAGCTCCAGCTCGAGGTGTTCGCCTGGATCAAGCACAACCCCGCGGCCGATCGGCCGCTCGGCGGGCTGTTCGTCATGGACGAAGCCCAGACGATCGCGCCGTCCGGTGGCTGGACGGCGAGCACGCAGAGCACCATCATGCTGGCCTCCCAGGCCCGCAAGTACGGGCTCGGCCTGCTGCTCGCCACCCAGGCGCCGAAGGGGCTGCACAACCAGATCACCGGCAACGCGACCACGCAGTTCTTCGGCCGCCTGAACAGCCCGGCCCAGATCGCCGCGGCGAACGACATGGCCAGGGCCAAGGGCAGCACCGTCGGGGACATCTCACGCCTGGAACGCGGACAGTTCTACGTCACGGGGGAGACGTTCGGGTTCCGGTCCATGCGTGCTCCGCTGTGCCTGAGTCACCACCCGCCCAGCCCGTTGCGGCTCGAGGAAGTGCTCGAGCGCGCCCGCGACGGCCGCTGA
- a CDS encoding tyrosine-type recombinase/integrase: MDILKRRRAEAETRWVFPSATGTLRDPDNTRARFRMVVEKAPYKGLHPHDFRHYVAGVLDDAGLTAREIADYLGHERISTTQEDYMERGVVGEDVGPALERPTIELPKDEG, encoded by the coding sequence ATGGACATTCTGAAGCGTCGTCGTGCGGAGGCTGAGACGCGGTGGGTCTTCCCGTCGGCGACAGGCACTTTGCGGGACCCGGACAACACGCGGGCGCGGTTTCGGATGGTCGTCGAGAAGGCGCCGTACAAGGGTCTGCATCCGCACGACTTCCGGCACTACGTCGCTGGGGTCCTGGACGATGCCGGCTTGACCGCTCGGGAGATCGCCGACTACCTCGGTCATGAGCGCATCAGTACGACGCAAGAGGACTACATGGAACGCGGTGTTGTCGGCGAGGACGTCGGTCCGGCGCTGGAGCGTCCGACGATCGAGCTTCCCAAAGACGAGGGTTAA
- a CDS encoding DUF6907 domain-containing protein: MENKALLGSVPGVDLGGLDAAQRGGHTCVRCGRVPLHRVDLTQVGAPDLITCSGEDAAICSRSVFWLAKPCPRWCNGLHDDRDAGSDRRHFSSWEEQVPLILEDAQEMGPGLGWQPEHVVVSLDQGVREEAPRIWCGKGVTNQGWHLTEDEARRLAGTLTAAANLSVGEPADQLQLPFGIVAA; the protein is encoded by the coding sequence ATGGAGAACAAGGCTCTGTTGGGCAGCGTGCCCGGGGTGGATCTGGGTGGGCTCGATGCGGCGCAGCGTGGAGGGCATACCTGCGTCCGGTGCGGACGCGTTCCGCTTCACCGAGTTGACCTGACGCAGGTCGGCGCGCCAGATCTGATCACCTGCTCCGGCGAGGATGCGGCAATCTGCTCGCGATCTGTGTTCTGGCTGGCGAAACCCTGCCCGCGGTGGTGCAACGGTCTACACGACGATCGCGACGCTGGCTCGGATCGTCGTCACTTCTCCAGCTGGGAGGAGCAGGTGCCCCTTATCTTGGAGGATGCCCAGGAGATGGGCCCGGGGTTGGGGTGGCAGCCCGAGCACGTGGTCGTGAGCCTCGACCAGGGCGTCCGCGAGGAGGCACCGCGGATCTGGTGCGGCAAGGGAGTGACCAATCAAGGCTGGCACCTGACCGAGGACGAGGCCCGTCGCCTCGCCGGGACGTTGACGGCCGCGGCGAATCTATCTGTGGGTGAGCCGGCTGATCAGCTGCAATTGCCGTTCGGAATTGTCGCGGCATAG
- a CDS encoding AfsR/SARP family transcriptional regulator, which yields MEFRMLGPLEAWHDGVPVPLGDQQQRFVLVVLLLNANKPVSTARLTEIVWAGRETKPTLVRGYIKRLRDVVQDAGDVSIETTPTGYLLRLGDDQLDTVRFTRLRAEAGRTGDPRQAIELLREAVALWRGRFLEDIDIDRVGGPDVVFPEESLSDAVGDLAELELGIGDHRSARDRLRPLVRSDPASQKHAELLMRALLAGGDRMGALRVFRSTHDALAGLRMEPGPVLRNLAARAEHGDPPSSLPSRPGGFTGRAAELAAIEAAAAAGRRAVWVSGAPGVGKTGLAVEAAHRLRDRFPDGQLLARLNGFTPGVAETSVGDALTELLIELGVPAEQIPATVGRKVSLYQTTLWGTRTLVVLDNAASAEQIRPLLPEADGCLAIVTSRRMGDADTGEPVRLSPLPPEEAAELFHALTDPPRVRGRAAEVALIVKRCGFLPMPVRVAAALFRRHAGWPLDHLLHLLEEGGPWGEDDGIAAVRVSYQQLGEPQRAMFRLLGSLPGPDVDVAGGAALAGCDVAEARELLDDLHEVSLLEEAAPERYQMLDPLKEFAAVEPAPRQALVRLLDFYLVTLAAAVGAAYPFDRAQLPSTDRSCPVTPVFADAGAALRWIAAERDNLVAAIRYAARHDLPGHTWRLAVLLWRFFNTTNQFEDWIGTLELAWRTVPAGDDYGQAHVLLRLATAHDRRGRLSEALELAAQALPKWRRLGDTRGEAATLCALAIPTMELGKHDQAMAHLEAALAKYEQTEDRRGEAHALSMLGYLNELHGNFDAALGQHSAAARMLREIGHVQGLAHALNNLGSVQEHLGLLTEALAGYTEAHAHAAEVGDRCVEAYALNNIGNVHRRQGRFAEAVRYHDKAREVAANVPDTDLRTQLYLDRGATALAQGAHREALAASKAALDLADGAGNRAYQARAHRGVAETLHSMGKHEEAVAHWTAAETEFDALDLPEAGAVREKRASLMCACGSG from the coding sequence GTGGAATTCCGGATGCTCGGCCCGCTCGAGGCATGGCACGACGGCGTGCCGGTGCCGCTGGGTGACCAGCAGCAGCGGTTCGTCCTCGTCGTGCTGCTGCTGAACGCGAACAAGCCGGTGTCGACCGCGCGGCTCACCGAGATCGTCTGGGCCGGCCGCGAAACGAAGCCCACGCTGGTGCGCGGCTACATCAAGCGGCTGCGCGACGTCGTCCAGGACGCCGGCGACGTCAGCATCGAGACGACCCCGACCGGGTACTTGCTGCGGCTCGGCGACGACCAGCTGGACACCGTCCGGTTCACGCGGCTGCGTGCCGAAGCCGGCCGGACCGGTGATCCGCGCCAGGCGATCGAGCTGCTGCGCGAAGCCGTCGCCCTGTGGCGCGGGCGGTTCCTCGAGGACATCGACATCGACCGGGTCGGCGGCCCGGACGTCGTGTTCCCCGAGGAAAGCCTTTCCGACGCCGTCGGCGACCTCGCCGAGCTGGAGCTGGGCATCGGTGACCACCGTTCGGCGCGCGACCGGCTGCGGCCGCTCGTCCGGTCCGACCCGGCCAGCCAGAAGCACGCCGAACTCCTCATGCGCGCGCTGCTCGCGGGCGGCGACCGGATGGGCGCGTTGCGCGTGTTCCGCAGCACCCACGACGCCCTCGCCGGGCTGCGCATGGAACCGGGACCGGTGCTGCGCAACCTCGCCGCGCGCGCCGAGCACGGTGACCCGCCCAGCTCACTGCCTTCCCGGCCCGGCGGGTTCACCGGGCGTGCCGCGGAACTCGCCGCGATCGAGGCGGCCGCCGCGGCCGGGCGGCGCGCGGTCTGGGTGAGCGGCGCGCCGGGCGTCGGCAAGACCGGCCTGGCCGTCGAAGCGGCGCACCGCCTGCGTGACCGGTTTCCCGACGGCCAGCTCCTCGCCCGGCTCAACGGCTTCACACCCGGAGTGGCCGAGACCAGCGTCGGCGACGCGCTCACCGAGCTGCTGATCGAACTCGGCGTGCCGGCCGAGCAGATCCCCGCCACCGTCGGCCGCAAGGTTTCGCTCTACCAGACGACGTTGTGGGGCACCCGCACGCTGGTCGTGCTGGACAACGCCGCGTCGGCCGAGCAGATCCGGCCGCTGCTGCCGGAAGCCGACGGCTGCCTGGCGATCGTCACGAGCCGCCGGATGGGCGACGCGGACACCGGCGAACCCGTCCGGCTTTCGCCGTTGCCGCCGGAAGAAGCGGCCGAGCTGTTCCACGCGCTGACCGACCCGCCGCGGGTGCGCGGCCGGGCGGCCGAGGTGGCGCTGATCGTCAAGCGGTGCGGGTTCCTGCCGATGCCCGTCCGGGTGGCGGCCGCGCTGTTCCGGCGGCACGCCGGGTGGCCGCTGGACCACCTGCTCCACCTGCTGGAGGAGGGCGGGCCGTGGGGTGAGGACGACGGCATCGCCGCCGTCCGGGTGTCCTACCAGCAGCTCGGCGAGCCGCAGCGGGCCATGTTCCGGCTGCTGGGCAGCCTGCCCGGGCCGGACGTCGACGTCGCCGGCGGCGCGGCGCTGGCCGGCTGCGACGTCGCCGAGGCGCGTGAGCTGCTCGACGACCTGCACGAGGTCAGCCTCCTGGAGGAGGCCGCGCCCGAGCGGTACCAGATGCTGGACCCGCTCAAGGAGTTCGCCGCGGTCGAGCCCGCGCCGCGGCAGGCGCTGGTGCGGCTGCTCGACTTCTACCTGGTGACGCTGGCGGCCGCGGTCGGCGCGGCGTACCCCTTCGACCGCGCGCAGCTGCCGTCGACGGATCGTTCCTGCCCGGTGACGCCGGTCTTCGCCGACGCCGGCGCCGCGCTGCGGTGGATCGCCGCGGAGCGCGACAACCTCGTCGCCGCCATCCGCTACGCCGCCCGCCACGACCTGCCCGGGCACACCTGGCGGCTGGCGGTGCTGTTGTGGCGCTTTTTCAACACGACCAACCAGTTCGAAGACTGGATCGGCACCCTGGAACTCGCGTGGCGGACTGTCCCGGCGGGCGACGACTACGGCCAGGCCCACGTACTGCTGCGCCTGGCGACGGCGCACGACCGGCGCGGACGCCTGTCCGAAGCGCTGGAGCTGGCAGCACAGGCGCTGCCGAAGTGGCGACGCCTCGGCGACACGCGCGGCGAGGCGGCGACGTTGTGCGCGCTGGCGATTCCGACGATGGAGCTGGGCAAGCACGACCAGGCGATGGCCCACCTCGAAGCGGCGCTGGCGAAGTACGAGCAGACCGAAGACCGGCGCGGCGAGGCCCACGCGCTCAGCATGCTCGGGTACCTCAACGAGCTGCACGGCAACTTCGACGCCGCGCTGGGCCAGCATTCGGCCGCGGCGCGGATGCTGCGCGAGATCGGGCACGTCCAGGGTCTCGCGCACGCGTTGAACAACCTCGGGTCCGTGCAGGAACACCTCGGCCTGCTGACGGAGGCGCTGGCCGGCTACACGGAGGCGCACGCGCACGCCGCCGAGGTCGGCGACCGCTGCGTCGAGGCCTACGCGCTGAACAACATCGGCAACGTGCACCGCCGGCAGGGCCGGTTCGCCGAAGCGGTGCGCTACCACGACAAGGCCCGCGAGGTGGCGGCGAACGTGCCGGACACCGACCTGCGCACCCAGCTCTACCTGGACCGCGGAGCGACGGCCCTCGCCCAGGGCGCCCACCGGGAAGCGCTCGCGGCGAGCAAGGCGGCGCTGGACCTGGCCGACGGGGCCGGAAACCGCGCTTACCAGGCCCGTGCCCACCGCGGGGTCGCGGAAACGCTGCACTCGATGGGAAAGCACGAAGAAGCCGTCGCCCACTGGACTGCCGCGGAGACGGAATTCGACGCGCTGGACTTGCCGGAAGCCGGTGCGGTGCGCGAGAAACGAGCGTCCTTGATGTGCGCCTGCGGCTCCGGCTGA
- a CDS encoding helix-turn-helix domain-containing protein, which translates to MNHRKVRELDRPRFYRVGEAAAMLNLSPMTLYRAIQAGEFPAIRVRNRIIVPARAIDDIEQAAVTSNSVVDTANLATTTPPANSQAGLRDRQA; encoded by the coding sequence ATGAATCATCGAAAAGTTCGCGAACTCGACCGGCCACGGTTCTACCGCGTCGGCGAAGCGGCAGCGATGCTGAACCTGTCACCCATGACGCTTTACCGGGCAATTCAGGCCGGCGAGTTCCCCGCTATCAGGGTCCGGAACCGCATCATCGTCCCGGCGCGCGCAATCGACGACATCGAGCAGGCTGCCGTGACTAGCAACAGCGTCGTCGACACCGCCAACTTGGCCACGACAACTCCGCCTGCGAACTCTCAGGCTGGCCTACGCGACCGCCAGGCGTGA
- a CDS encoding vWA domain-containing protein, giving the protein MGSDVLPCYVACDVSLSMADHIDELNTGLREFRGAVHADASVADRVLCSVIGFGEEPLAVHGLYLAGEVAELPPPGPCAGTNFGPVFTYLRTRIDSDVHLLETHRVRVHRPMVFFLSDGQPTDPVTWPAAFAALTDPTWRNCPRVVTFGVGDADEGALGRIGTYRSYLSRDGVRLGTALIASVMHVLSTSGPPPGGTLS; this is encoded by the coding sequence ATGGGGTCCGACGTGTTGCCGTGTTACGTGGCGTGCGACGTCTCGCTGTCGATGGCCGACCACATCGACGAGCTGAACACGGGACTGCGCGAGTTCCGCGGCGCGGTCCACGCGGACGCGTCGGTCGCCGACCGGGTGCTCTGCAGCGTGATCGGATTCGGCGAGGAGCCGTTGGCCGTGCACGGGCTGTACCTGGCGGGCGAAGTGGCGGAGCTGCCGCCGCCGGGCCCGTGCGCGGGAACGAACTTCGGTCCGGTGTTCACGTACCTGCGAACCCGGATCGACTCCGACGTCCACCTGCTGGAAACCCACCGGGTCCGGGTGCACCGCCCGATGGTGTTCTTCCTGTCCGACGGCCAGCCGACGGACCCGGTGACCTGGCCGGCGGCGTTCGCGGCGCTGACGGACCCGACGTGGCGGAACTGCCCGCGGGTGGTGACGTTCGGCGTGGGCGACGCGGACGAGGGGGCGCTGGGCCGCATCGGCACGTACCGCAGCTACCTGAGCCGCGACGGCGTCCGCCTGGGAACGGCGCTGATCGCGTCGGTGATGCACGTTCTGTCCACTTCCGGTCCACCGCCCGGCGGCACGCTGTCGTGA